The proteins below come from a single Phocoena sinus isolate mPhoSin1 chromosome 2, mPhoSin1.pri, whole genome shotgun sequence genomic window:
- the INSM2 gene encoding insulinoma-associated protein 2: MPRGFLVKRTKRTGGSYRVRLAERVFPLLGPQGAPPFPEEASSAPQPGAERAGPPTPEEEATRELSGSSCRAAGVSPAVGGREGAEWRADGREGPGPSPSPTKPAGAELRRAFLERCLSSPVSAESFPGGTATVAAFSCSVAPTAAPTSREQFLLPLRAPFPDPALHPDPAPLSASLHGLKRATGGERCAKAPPGCTSGPAAAGVKKPKAMRKLSFTDEVTTSPVLGLKIKEEEPGAPSRGLGGSRTPLGEFICQLCKEQYADPFALAQHRCSRIVRVEYRCPECDKVFSCPANLASHRRWHKPRPAAANAATVSSADGKLPPSSTSSSPDSGAVASFLAEGKENNRAERTADQHPQAGDSSGTEQHRDSAPSQGLQVLSHPDPSLPQVPYTAGVLGRRVPEPGGVSAAGGPEIFVCPYCHKKFRRQAYLRKHLATHEAGSARALAPGFGSERAAPLAFACPLCGAHFPSADIRDKHRLWHAVREELLLPALAGAPPEAPGPGGASDGSAQQIFSCKHCPSTFFSSPGLTRHINKCHPSESRQVLLLQMPLRPGC; the protein is encoded by the coding sequence ATGCCTCGGGGCTTCCTGGTAAAGCGAACAAAACGGACAGGTGGCTCGTACCGAGTGCGCCTAGCAGAGCGGGTCTTCCCCCTGCTGGGGCCCCAGGGGGCGCCGCCCTTCCCCGAGGAGGCTTCCAGTGCCCCTCAGCCCGGTGCGGAGAGGGCGGGACCCCCAACCCCGGAGGAGGAAGCGACCCGCGAGCTGTCGGGGTCGTCCTGTAGGGCGGCTGGGGTGAGCCCAGCGGTGGGCGGGAGGGAAGGCGCGGAGTGGAGGGCGGATGGCCGGGAGGGTCCcgggcccagccccagccccacgaAGCCGGCGGGCGCGGAGCTGCGCCGGGCGTTCTTGGAGCGCTGCCTCAGCTCGCCCGTCTCCGCTGAGTCCTTCCCCGGGGGCACCGCCACCGTGGCCGCTTTCTCCTGCTCGGTGGCGCCAACAGCAGCACCGACCTCGCGGGAGCAGTTCCTGCTGCCGCTCCGGGCACCGTTCCCAGACCCCGCGCTCCATCCGGACCCCGCGCCTCTCTCGGCCTCCCTGCACGGCCTGAAGCGGGCCACCGGCGGCGAGCGCTGCGCCAAGGCACCTCCGGGCTGCACGTCTGGGCCCGCGGCCGCCGGAGTCAAGAAGCCAAAAGCCATGAGGAAGTTGAGCTTCACTGATGAAGTCACCACGTCCCCTGTGCTGGGCCTGAAGATCAAGGAGGAGGAGCCCGGAGCGCCGTCCCGGGGCCTGGGGGGCAGCCGCACGCCGCTGGGGGAGTTCATCTGCCAGCTGTGCAAGGAGCAGTACGCAGACCCCTTCGCGCTGGCTCAGCACCGCTGCTCCCGCATCGTGCGCGTCGAGTACCGCTGTCCCGAGTGCGACAAGGTCTTCAGCTGCCCTGCGAACCTTGCCTCTCATCGCCGCTGGCACAAGCCGCGTCCCGCAGCGGCCAATGCCGCCACAGTCTCCTCAGCCGACGGGAAGCTGCCGCCTTCGTCGACCTCGTCCTCCCCGGATTCCGGGGCTGTTGCATCCTTCCTGGCGGAGGGGAAGGAGAACAACCGGGCAGAGAGAACTGCGGATCAGCACCCGCAGGCCGGGGACAGCTCCGGGACGGAGCAGCACCGGGACAGCGCCCCATCACAAGGCCTCCAGGTGTTGTCCCACCCCGATCCTTCGCTGCCTCAGGTCCCTTATACGGCGGGGGTGTTGGGGCGCCGGGTGCCTGAGCCGGGCGGGGTCAGTGCTGCCGGGGGACCCGAGATCTTCGTGTGCCCATATTGCCACAAAAAGTTCCGTCGCCAAGCCTATCTGCGCAAGCACCTGGCCACTCACGAGGCGGGCTCGGCCCGCGCGCTTGCCCCGGGCTTTGGCTCCGAGCGCGCCGCCCCACTCGCCTTCGCTTGCCCGCTGTGCGGGGCGCACTTCCCGTCGGCAGACATCAGGGACAAGCACCGGCTGTGGCATGCGGTCCGCGAGGAGCTGCTCCTGCCCGCTCTGGCCGGGGCGCCTCCCGAAGCACCGGGCCCAGGAGGGGCGTCCGACGGGAGTGCTCAGCAAATTTTTTCATGCAAGCACTGCCCGTCCACTTTTTTTAGCTCCCCAGGCCTGACCCGGCACATCAATAAGTGCCACCCCTCAGAAAGTCGCCAGGTACTGCTGCTGCAGATGCCATTGCGGCCGGGCTGTTGA